In a single window of the Acetivibrio clariflavus DSM 19732 genome:
- a CDS encoding AraC family transcriptional regulator, producing MESGILPKAWEGLLNSSAYLPVIVKTIERIHDKTWSMEPNRHEYYEMVYIKKGSAIFEISGCPVEIGPNDIIIIKPNQFHKFTVKSESACEFIVLNFKFVNKFDMQYSGVSLEFFLDFVSGKESGDFIKLKVSQKNEIIGILNRILEERENPDLGSELLNYLLVMELFVLISRALKMEWENSIKNKSSKLKELIQVSVNYINNNYERDISLKDIAQYVFLSTSYFTRAFKEEMGISPINYLLRTRIERAKELLRDSTLKISDIALNVGFSNQQRFNDIFKKYVKMTPLQYRKENSVLSKNIKKT from the coding sequence GTGGAAAGCGGAATACTCCCAAAAGCCTGGGAGGGTCTTTTGAATTCTTCGGCATATTTGCCTGTAATAGTGAAGACAATAGAAAGAATCCACGATAAGACGTGGTCTATGGAACCGAACCGCCACGAGTATTACGAAATGGTTTACATAAAAAAAGGAAGCGCAATTTTTGAGATATCTGGATGTCCGGTAGAAATAGGTCCGAATGACATTATAATTATAAAACCAAATCAATTCCACAAATTTACTGTGAAATCTGAGTCAGCCTGTGAATTTATTGTATTGAATTTCAAATTTGTAAACAAGTTTGATATGCAATATTCAGGGGTATCTTTGGAGTTCTTTTTGGACTTTGTCAGCGGAAAAGAATCGGGTGACTTTATAAAACTTAAAGTTAGTCAAAAGAATGAAATAATCGGTATTTTAAACAGGATATTGGAGGAAAGGGAGAATCCCGATTTAGGAAGTGAGCTGCTTAATTATTTGCTTGTAATGGAATTATTTGTGTTAATATCAAGGGCGCTTAAGATGGAATGGGAGAACAGTATAAAAAATAAAAGTTCCAAACTTAAAGAATTGATACAGGTATCTGTTAATTATATAAATAATAATTATGAAAGGGATATATCTCTAAAGGATATAGCCCAATATGTTTTTTTGAGTACCAGTTATTTTACCAGGGCATTTAAGGAAGAAATGGGTATAAGTCCAATTAATTATCTTCTTAGAACCAGAATAGAAAGAGCAAAGGAATTGTTAAGAGATTCAACATTAAAGATTAGTGATATTGCACTGAATGTTGGTTTCTCCAATCAGCAGAGATTCAATGATATTTTTAAAAAGTATGTTAAGATGACTCCTTTGCAGTATAGAAAAGAAAATTCTGTTTTGTCAAAAAACATTAAAAAAACTTGA
- a CDS encoding RNA polymerase sigma factor: MFTDNKIKDKLYEDALSILFSENYERVYKLALSLTSDEELSKDITQITFTRAFEGLDKLKDKSKFSAWVCTIATNVSKDMLRKKINNRKKVVSLYDKNGNIQDYLQDIVDFDNIEEQYEASEMVKYILKYINSLDIEEKQIVHLKYFENYTYAEIAKIMNMKQSTIGMKLLRFKEKLSNKISKIFEEKELSKNGKKMEDSQRRY, encoded by the coding sequence ATGTTTACAGATAATAAAATAAAGGATAAATTGTACGAAGATGCTTTATCTATATTGTTTTCAGAAAACTACGAAAGAGTGTATAAGCTAGCCCTATCACTTACCTCCGATGAAGAATTGTCAAAAGATATAACTCAAATTACTTTTACGCGCGCATTTGAAGGATTAGACAAATTAAAAGACAAATCAAAGTTCAGTGCATGGGTTTGCACTATCGCTACAAATGTGTCTAAAGATATGCTAAGAAAAAAAATAAACAATAGAAAAAAAGTCGTTTCACTATATGACAAAAACGGAAATATACAGGACTATTTACAAGATATAGTGGATTTTGATAATATAGAAGAGCAGTACGAAGCCAGTGAAATGGTAAAATATATACTTAAATATATTAATTCGCTGGATATAGAAGAAAAGCAAATCGTACATCTTAAATATTTTGAAAACTATACCTATGCTGAAATAGCAAAAATTATGAATATGAAACAAAGTACCATAGGAATGAAGCTATTAAGATTTAAAGAAAAACTTTCAAATAAAATTAGCAAAATTTTTGAGGAAAAGGAATTAAGTAAAAATGGTAAGAAAATGGAAGACAGTCAAAGAAGATACTGA
- a CDS encoding DUF4367 domain-containing protein produces MVRKWKTVKEDTDLLIEIAYKTKYSNIKCPPKEEVWSNIKNNLNIKQKRVVRIKSLTAAAFFLIFATFFFLSEPTSVGAFANKIIKNIINITEDTFSILKKVNIEDGLDVTSNDFDDPRLAETQSIVNFDLTVPKYMPKGYVLESIKVLNNNKDQEVVSLSYANEKGGSEKDLIQIEQQSNPDGASISLNVLRENNSDIKKINTDTMEYVLIFYENGFCKFMWDTDNISYAIFGKINEDEMIKIAESMR; encoded by the coding sequence ATGGTAAGAAAATGGAAGACAGTCAAAGAAGATACTGATTTGTTGATTGAAATAGCATATAAAACTAAATACAGTAATATAAAGTGTCCTCCGAAAGAAGAAGTTTGGTCAAACATTAAAAATAATTTAAATATAAAGCAAAAAAGGGTTGTCAGAATAAAAAGTTTGACCGCAGCTGCTTTCTTTTTAATTTTCGCGACCTTCTTTTTCTTATCGGAACCCACATCGGTAGGTGCTTTTGCGAACAAAATAATAAAAAATATTATCAATATTACAGAGGATACTTTTAGCATCCTTAAAAAAGTTAATATAGAAGACGGTTTAGATGTTACAAGCAATGATTTTGACGATCCCAGATTGGCAGAAACTCAAAGTATTGTTAACTTTGATTTGACTGTTCCTAAATATATGCCAAAAGGTTATGTCCTTGAAAGTATAAAAGTGCTGAATAATAATAAAGATCAGGAAGTCGTTTCTTTATCTTATGCCAATGAAAAAGGCGGCAGCGAAAAAGATTTAATTCAGATTGAGCAGCAAAGCAATCCTGACGGTGCAAGCATCAGTTTAAACGTATTAAGAGAAAATAATTCAGATATAAAAAAAATAAATACCGATACAATGGAATACGTATTAATTTTTTACGAAAACGGATTTTGTAAGTTTATGTGGGATACTGATAATATAAGTTATGCAATATTTGGAAAAATAAACGAAGATGAAATGATTAAAATTGCCGAATCAATGAGATAG
- a CDS encoding thiamine pyrophosphate-binding protein: MGTKILDELFTKIADATKVVDVAYHEIADGKLNPIHKTDTSLLGIETWKKEHKKNPVYIEHTAILQEIVTEKKTIVIMDTHSDSRSANEFFFFGIESIMIIPVIQNNTVVGIIVVPSIKSPHFFTQKEIETCIELVNHYMPKYFESFHSVNDGKKNRIADGILSFLKQNGVDFVFGVPAGTVSPIFDAMNDIDIKPVITKNEAGAAYMAARYASVSKKLGVCIGAGGVGVNNMINGIADAMRAKSPVLVISGYVNRKYIGKGALQELDTEHILKPITKYSKTILDEKCVLSELEKAVRMALTPPCGPVHLSIPLDIQLSERFEDIPGKVTIPQKDYRDSIADLNKAVSVISKEKFGIIMVGKGCRGLSKEVMELSEHLQWPIIVTPEGKGVVPGTFPLNLGTYGYCGSDAAAQYVESDLATCILILGSSLGECSTCNFSDSLVRGRKSIHVDLDNRELSKVFNTDININCDIKDAIAFILNNTPKSANHFERPSLNPPYIKNHEGLSIRLFIEQITKILPSNTFYLSDLGEYMNFVFKYLEIPEGSDFEINLNYAAMGSSLAGAIGVHYAYKNRPVAVFAGDGSFYMNGSEIITAMEYNLPIIYFIVNNAMLAYVEHGHQFLYGRVLDGFKTRRISIADMMNSIGVKSISIDKTEDIHKIKDFIADIDGPRVIELVTDGSEKAPIMDRLKALK; this comes from the coding sequence ATGGGGACTAAAATTTTGGACGAGTTATTTACAAAAATAGCTGATGCAACAAAAGTAGTTGATGTGGCATATCATGAGATAGCAGACGGTAAATTGAATCCAATTCATAAGACCGATACTTCACTTCTAGGTATTGAAACCTGGAAAAAAGAACACAAAAAAAATCCTGTTTATATTGAGCATACGGCTATACTTCAAGAAATTGTCACTGAAAAGAAGACCATCGTAATAATGGATACCCATAGCGACAGTCGCTCAGCCAATGAATTTTTCTTCTTTGGAATTGAAAGTATAATGATTATCCCTGTAATACAAAACAATACAGTAGTAGGTATAATTGTTGTGCCATCCATTAAAAGCCCTCATTTCTTTACTCAAAAAGAAATAGAGACTTGTATCGAACTGGTAAACCATTATATGCCAAAATACTTTGAGAGTTTTCACTCTGTAAATGATGGAAAAAAAAATCGTATAGCTGATGGAATATTAAGTTTTTTAAAGCAAAATGGCGTAGATTTCGTATTTGGTGTACCGGCAGGTACTGTAAGCCCAATTTTTGATGCTATGAACGATATTGATATAAAGCCTGTTATAACTAAGAATGAGGCTGGTGCAGCATATATGGCTGCACGATATGCAAGTGTGTCAAAAAAGCTTGGGGTTTGCATAGGTGCAGGTGGCGTTGGTGTTAATAATATGATAAATGGTATTGCCGACGCTATGAGAGCAAAGTCCCCTGTTCTGGTTATTTCAGGGTATGTAAATAGAAAATATATAGGAAAGGGTGCTTTGCAGGAATTAGATACAGAGCATATCCTCAAACCAATCACAAAATACAGTAAAACTATATTGGATGAAAAATGTGTTCTGAGTGAACTGGAAAAAGCTGTTCGTATGGCTTTAACTCCGCCCTGCGGACCTGTTCACTTATCCATACCCCTTGATATACAATTATCTGAAAGATTTGAAGATATTCCGGGCAAGGTAACAATACCGCAAAAAGACTATAGGGATAGCATAGCAGATTTAAATAAGGCAGTCTCTGTTATCTCTAAGGAAAAATTCGGTATAATTATGGTAGGAAAGGGCTGCAGAGGGTTATCAAAGGAAGTTATGGAACTTAGTGAACACTTACAGTGGCCTATAATAGTTACCCCGGAGGGCAAAGGTGTAGTTCCTGGAACTTTTCCTCTGAACCTTGGAACTTATGGATATTGCGGTTCCGATGCTGCCGCTCAGTATGTAGAAAGTGACTTGGCTACTTGCATATTGATATTAGGTTCAAGTCTTGGCGAATGTTCTACCTGCAATTTCAGCGATTCACTTGTTAGAGGCAGAAAATCAATTCATGTTGATTTGGATAATAGAGAATTATCTAAAGTATTTAATACTGATATAAACATAAACTGCGATATAAAGGATGCAATTGCATTCATATTGAATAATACACCTAAATCTGCCAATCATTTTGAAAGGCCGTCATTGAATCCTCCTTATATCAAAAATCATGAGGGCCTTTCAATTCGATTGTTCATAGAACAAATAACAAAAATTTTACCTTCGAACACATTTTATCTCTCAGATTTGGGAGAGTACATGAATTTTGTGTTTAAATATCTGGAGATCCCAGAAGGCAGCGATTTTGAAATCAATCTAAACTACGCTGCTATGGGGTCAAGTTTAGCAGGAGCCATTGGTGTACATTATGCTTATAAAAACAGACCAGTCGCCGTATTCGCTGGCGATGGCTCCTTTTATATGAATGGTTCTGAAATAATTACAGCAATGGAATACAATCTTCCTATTATTTATTTTATAGTAAACAATGCAATGCTGGCATATGTTGAACATGGTCATCAATTTTTGTACGGAAGAGTCTTAGACGGCTTTAAAACTCGTAGAATTTCCATTGCGGATATGATGAACAGTATTGGAGTTAAATCGATTTCTATAGATAAAACTGAGGATATACACAAAATAAAAGACTTTATTGCCGATATTGATGGACCTCGGGTTATTGAACTGGTAACCGATGGAAGTGAAAAAGCTCCTATTATGGATAGATTAAAAGCCCTTAAGTAA
- a CDS encoding DUF5698 domain-containing protein: protein MNTDFFSWVVLPILIFLSRIIDVSIGTIRIIFVSRGKKNLAPLLGFFEVLVWIVAISQIMKHLDNIACYFAYAAGFAMGTLVGMILEEKLAIGMLVVRVILVKDECQLMERLHNAGFGVTVVDAKGANGDVKIVYTIIKRKELEEALEIVTMCNSKAFYSIEDARTVNQGIFRNSQFYGRSKPGNLSLLKRSGTFRRNVK from the coding sequence ATAAATACCGACTTTTTCAGTTGGGTTGTTTTGCCTATACTTATTTTTTTATCCCGTATTATTGATGTATCAATAGGTACAATACGTATTATATTTGTTTCAAGAGGTAAAAAGAACTTAGCGCCTTTGCTGGGTTTTTTTGAAGTACTGGTATGGATTGTCGCTATCAGTCAGATAATGAAGCATTTAGATAATATTGCTTGTTATTTTGCTTATGCAGCTGGATTTGCAATGGGTACTTTGGTCGGCATGATCCTTGAAGAAAAATTGGCAATAGGAATGCTGGTTGTGAGAGTAATACTGGTAAAGGACGAGTGTCAACTGATGGAAAGGCTTCATAATGCAGGATTTGGTGTTACTGTAGTCGATGCAAAAGGAGCAAACGGGGATGTAAAAATAGTATATACAATTATAAAAAGAAAAGAGCTGGAAGAAGCTTTAGAGATAGTTACAATGTGTAATTCAAAAGCATTTTATTCGATTGAGGATGCAAGAACGGTAAATCAAGGTATATTCAGAAATAGTCAATTTTATGGAAGAAGCAAGCCGGGTAACCTGAGTTTGCTCAAAAGATCTGGAACGTTCAGACGTAATGTAAAATAA
- a CDS encoding alpha/beta hydrolase has translation MRISGVSYAQRKTHWIRTIVMVIIILVLLASIALIGVSTYTGWMLTHPKRKALPVFTSNIVPEYRNISFKDIKDEINLKGWFFEVKGSNKTVILAHGYRQNRLQYGEDTFVLIKSLLNQGYNVLTFDFRNCGESEGKVTTVGIYEKNDLLGAINYAKKLGSKQIVLMGFSMGAATSIVAAAQSQDVDAVIADSPFSDLEEYLNDNLNAWSNLPSFPFNQTTFLTIKILEGVNPKEFSPRAVIKDIAPRPVMLIHSKDDAYIPVSNSHELLKAGGSNVKLWETEGVNHIESFTKLTDEYLQRITEFLNNLNDDSDEN, from the coding sequence ATGAGAATTAGCGGAGTATCGTACGCCCAAAGAAAAACTCACTGGATAAGGACGATTGTTATGGTAATAATTATACTTGTATTATTGGCTTCTATAGCTTTAATAGGAGTTTCGACATACACAGGATGGATGCTTACTCATCCTAAAAGGAAAGCTTTGCCGGTTTTTACATCAAATATAGTACCGGAATACAGAAATATCTCCTTTAAGGACATTAAAGATGAAATAAATTTAAAGGGCTGGTTTTTTGAAGTAAAGGGCAGTAATAAGACTGTAATTTTGGCTCACGGTTACCGTCAAAACAGGCTTCAGTACGGTGAAGATACCTTTGTTTTAATCAAATCTCTCTTAAATCAGGGTTATAATGTGTTGACTTTCGATTTTAGAAACTGCGGTGAATCTGAAGGAAAAGTAACTACTGTAGGCATATACGAAAAAAACGATCTTCTGGGTGCCATAAATTATGCAAAAAAATTGGGTTCTAAACAGATAGTTCTAATGGGATTTTCTATGGGAGCTGCCACAAGTATTGTTGCAGCAGCTCAAAGTCAGGATGTCGATGCAGTAATAGCAGACAGTCCATTCTCAGATTTGGAAGAATATTTGAATGACAATCTTAATGCCTGGAGTAATCTTCCTTCATTTCCCTTCAATCAGACTACTTTTTTAACAATAAAAATATTAGAAGGAGTAAACCCGAAAGAATTCAGTCCAAGAGCTGTAATAAAAGATATAGCTCCAAGACCGGTAATGTTGATACATAGTAAAGACGATGCTTATATTCCTGTAAGCAACAGCCATGAACTCCTTAAGGCAGGCGGAAGCAATGTTAAACTTTGGGAGACAGAAGGCGTGAATCATATAGAAAGCTTTACAAAACTAACCGATGAGTATTTGCAAAGAATAACCGAGTTCCTAAATAATCTTAATGACGATTCTGATGAAAACTAA
- a CDS encoding magnesium transporter CorA family protein, with protein MMEIYKTYDMAQHLEKIEKIEKGCWINLAAPTEEELNYLEHSLNILPNFLRDPLDEEEKPRIDVEDNQTLVIVDIPYVYEDEKNLKFETIPLGILIMDDFVITICNRELTLIDSFKNKKVKDFYTFKKTRFTLQLLFMIAKDFLRYLRHIDKKTDDLEKTLHKSMRNRELFKLLELEKSLVFFTTSLKSNDAVMEKLLRGKYIKLNSLEK; from the coding sequence ATGATGGAGATTTACAAAACCTACGATATGGCTCAGCATTTGGAGAAAATAGAGAAAATTGAGAAGGGATGCTGGATAAATCTTGCCGCTCCTACAGAGGAAGAACTAAATTATTTGGAGCATAGTTTAAACATACTTCCCAATTTTTTAAGAGACCCGCTTGATGAAGAGGAAAAACCGAGAATAGATGTTGAAGATAATCAGACACTGGTAATAGTGGATATACCTTATGTATATGAGGATGAAAAAAATCTTAAGTTTGAAACTATTCCATTAGGTATACTTATAATGGATGACTTTGTTATTACTATCTGTAACAGAGAGCTAACTCTTATCGATTCATTTAAGAACAAAAAAGTTAAGGATTTTTATACATTTAAAAAGACGAGATTTACCTTACAACTGCTTTTTATGATTGCTAAAGATTTCTTAAGATATTTGAGGCATATTGACAAAAAGACCGACGATTTGGAGAAAACACTGCACAAGTCCATGCGAAACAGAGAGTTATTTAAACTTCTTGAGCTGGAAAAGAGTCTTGTATTCTTTACCACATCTCTTAAGTCAAATGATGCTGTTATGGAAAAGCTTCTTAGAGGTAAATATATTAAACTGAATAGTCTCGAAAAGTAA
- the flgN gene encoding flagellar export chaperone FlgN: MDFSPEFCIEKTIEASNKKYKCLQDLVLLTMAQTEAISEEGMDGLEKLINEKQIKIDEINRIDEDFKMYFNFLKQKLGINRLDEIDASQLKGAKELKQITGQIMELLDEINKLEKQNYAKAKSLMDEFGAKLRQIREGKKLNDTYYNSGASLTPPAYFLDKKK, from the coding sequence ATGGATTTCAGCCCGGAATTTTGTATTGAAAAGACTATTGAAGCTTCAAATAAAAAATATAAGTGTTTGCAGGATTTGGTGCTTTTGACTATGGCGCAAACGGAAGCCATAAGCGAAGAAGGTATGGATGGCCTGGAAAAGCTTATAAATGAAAAGCAAATAAAGATTGACGAGATAAACAGGATTGATGAAGATTTTAAAATGTACTTCAATTTCCTTAAGCAGAAGCTGGGCATTAATAGATTGGATGAAATCGATGCTTCACAGTTGAAGGGTGCAAAAGAGCTAAAACAGATTACTGGACAGATAATGGAACTCTTAGATGAAATAAATAAATTGGAGAAACAGAATTATGCGAAAGCCAAAAGCTTGATGGATGAATTTGGAGCAAAGCTAAGGCAAATCAGGGAAGGTAAAAAATTGAATGATACCTACTATAATTCCGGAGCCTCCTTAACTCCACCAGCATATTTTTTGGATAAAAAGAAATAA
- the fliS gene encoding flagellar export chaperone FliS, which produces MAFNNGYEQYRESSVYTATPEELVLMLYNGLVKFLMQAQMAINKKNIEKANNCIIKAQNILTEFRCTLDMKYDIAHQLDSLYDYMLSRLIDANIKKDNTIIEEILGYARELRNTWEQAMKIAKQQNSRTAQVAK; this is translated from the coding sequence ATGGCATTTAATAATGGGTATGAACAATATAGAGAAAGCTCTGTATATACCGCAACTCCTGAGGAATTGGTGCTTATGCTGTATAACGGTCTTGTCAAGTTTTTGATGCAGGCGCAGATGGCTATAAATAAAAAGAATATAGAGAAAGCTAATAATTGTATAATAAAAGCGCAGAATATTCTAACTGAATTTCGGTGTACATTAGATATGAAATATGACATTGCACATCAATTAGACTCACTGTACGATTATATGCTTTCAAGACTTATTGATGCAAACATAAAAAAGGATAATACTATTATTGAAGAGATACTCGGTTATGCAAGGGAACTCAGGAATACCTGGGAACAGGCAATGAAAATTGCGAAACAGCAAAATTCAAGAACAGCGCAAGTTGCTAAATAG
- the fliD gene encoding flagellar filament capping protein FliD, translating to MAVIRITGTYSGLDTDKIIADLMKVERIKVDKVYKQKQLLEWKRDAYREISSLLMGFCDEYLNVLKTATNFRSPSAFAKFNIQSSNSSAVTATANADAANKTHTIQVISLASAAKITGSADIVADVKGSNVVSDFNLSGKKIAVTLDGVTKTLVLDDYSDEDGLSLEKLETDLEQKLADAFGTGKFDVVTEDGKVEIKVLLKGSTFSLSGDGLEGLGFTDGDNTSNGLSLTSSLYSIRNSFKNVLNITDPDENVTFTINGKTIDVKKSYAQATVKDIMNAINSSDAGVKMTYDSLNKQFILESTTEGAASNITYTDSASGLLESLGIVGGTFTAGKDAEFTLDGVEGMKRSSNKFTIDGVTYTLKEVSETPVTISVQADIDSVIENIKGFVNKYNELLDKINGKLSEKYDRNYLPLTEDEKDAMSEKEIEKWEEKAKTGLLAGDSILSRIVSSLRTALYEKIDGVSISLYDIGITTGSYTEKGRLKIDENKLRDALTNNFDEVVKLFTTESRYTYREGLDDSAKRTERYKQSGLAHRLYDIIQDNVRTTRDSNGKKGILLEKAGYTNDASEYSNYLYTQIKNKETLINTLENKLLAKENEYYRKFSAMEKILSQMQSQLSYISAITGNYYSNQ from the coding sequence ATGGCGGTAATAAGAATAACAGGAACTTATTCCGGTCTGGATACCGATAAAATAATAGCTGATTTAATGAAAGTAGAACGTATTAAAGTTGATAAAGTATATAAGCAAAAGCAATTGCTGGAATGGAAAAGGGATGCTTACAGAGAGATAAGCAGTTTGCTTATGGGCTTTTGTGATGAATATTTAAATGTATTGAAAACTGCAACAAATTTCAGGTCGCCGAGTGCTTTTGCTAAGTTTAACATCCAATCTTCCAATTCTTCTGCTGTGACTGCTACAGCCAATGCAGATGCTGCCAATAAAACTCACACAATACAGGTGATTTCTCTTGCTTCTGCTGCCAAAATTACTGGAAGTGCAGATATTGTAGCTGATGTAAAAGGAAGCAACGTTGTTAGTGATTTCAATTTAAGCGGTAAAAAAATCGCTGTTACTTTAGATGGAGTTACAAAGACATTAGTACTTGACGATTATTCGGACGAAGATGGTTTGTCTTTAGAAAAACTTGAAACAGACTTAGAACAAAAACTCGCGGACGCTTTTGGCACAGGAAAATTTGATGTAGTTACCGAGGACGGAAAAGTTGAAATAAAAGTTCTGTTAAAAGGCAGTACCTTTTCATTGTCCGGAGATGGACTGGAGGGTCTGGGATTTACTGACGGAGACAATACCTCAAACGGCTTGTCATTAACATCATCCCTTTACAGCATAAGAAACAGTTTTAAAAATGTGCTGAATATAACTGATCCTGATGAGAATGTAACGTTTACAATAAACGGCAAGACCATTGATGTTAAAAAAAGCTATGCCCAGGCAACTGTCAAGGATATTATGAATGCAATAAATTCCAGTGATGCAGGAGTCAAAATGACTTATGATTCATTAAATAAACAGTTTATATTGGAATCTACGACTGAAGGTGCAGCGTCAAATATAACTTATACCGATTCAGCAAGCGGCTTACTGGAATCTCTAGGTATCGTTGGCGGAACATTTACAGCCGGAAAAGATGCAGAGTTTACTTTAGATGGTGTTGAGGGTATGAAACGCAGCAGTAACAAGTTTACAATAGACGGTGTAACCTATACCCTCAAAGAAGTTTCCGAGACTCCTGTTACGATTAGTGTACAGGCCGATATTGATTCTGTTATTGAAAATATAAAAGGATTTGTTAATAAATATAACGAGCTTTTAGATAAAATAAACGGGAAACTTTCTGAAAAATATGACAGAAATTATCTGCCTCTCACCGAAGACGAAAAGGATGCAATGAGTGAAAAAGAGATAGAAAAGTGGGAAGAAAAAGCAAAAACCGGATTGCTTGCCGGTGACAGCATTTTGTCCAGGATTGTAAGCAGTTTGAGAACTGCACTTTACGAAAAGATAGATGGGGTATCAATAAGCTTATATGATATAGGAATAACTACCGGTTCGTATACCGAAAAGGGAAGATTGAAAATCGATGAGAATAAATTGCGGGATGCACTTACAAACAATTTTGATGAGGTAGTAAAACTTTTTACAACTGAATCCCGTTATACATACAGAGAAGGTCTTGACGATTCCGCAAAAAGGACTGAAAGGTATAAGCAATCGGGATTGGCCCATCGCCTGTATGATATAATACAGGATAATGTAAGAACAACAAGAGATTCCAATGGGAAAAAAGGTATTTTGTTGGAAAAGGCAGGATATACAAATGATGCTTCGGAATATAGCAATTACCTATATACTCAGATTAAAAATAAGGAAACATTGATAAATACATTGGAGAATAAATTGTTGGCTAAAGAGAATGAATACTATAGAAAGTTTTCAGCCATGGAAAAAATTCTATCACAAATGCAAAGTCAGCTAAGCTATATATCTGCCATTACAGGTAACTACTATAGCAACCAATAA
- a CDS encoding flagellar protein FlaG yields the protein MNIKSMDAAMLQSVRTQNVDMLNIDRPRSDISSQNHIKDSKNTSSFNAQGYEKKDRVVSEEEVLEAIEKANKAIVGSKRQFEFSIHEKTKQIMVKVIDAETQEIIREIPPEKILDMVAKMWELAGILVDERR from the coding sequence ATGAACATTAAAAGCATGGATGCTGCTATGTTACAATCGGTAAGGACTCAAAATGTTGATATGTTAAATATAGATAGGCCTAGGTCGGACATAAGCAGTCAAAATCATATAAAGGATAGCAAAAACACATCTTCATTTAATGCACAGGGATATGAAAAAAAGGACCGTGTTGTCTCGGAAGAAGAGGTTCTCGAAGCTATTGAAAAGGCTAATAAGGCTATAGTCGGCTCTAAAAGGCAATTTGAGTTTTCTATACATGAAAAGACCAAACAAATAATGGTTAAAGTAATTGATGCCGAAACACAGGAAATAATAAGGGAAATCCCGCCGGAAAAGATACTGGATATGGTTGCGAAAATGTGGGAGTTGGCAGGGATTTTGGTGGATGAAAGGAGATAA